In the genome of Persephonella sp. KM09-Lau-8, one region contains:
- a CDS encoding MBL fold metallo-hydrolase, producing the protein MIKILTVGPLEENTIIIADESTGEAAVIDPGAEGPKIEKELEKYKLRYILATHGHLDHVGQVGYLKSKYNVPFLMNEKDIFLINNDIFPGFAQMVGAVQCPEPDKTLKEGDVISLGKFSLKVIETPGHTPGSICFYDEKNKFIITGDTLFKGSIGRTDLPGGNPEDMVKSLEKLKQLPDDIKVYPGHGEPTTIGTEKKMNPYITGIFRVKTW; encoded by the coding sequence ATGATAAAAATCTTAACTGTTGGTCCCCTTGAGGAAAATACAATAATTATTGCTGATGAATCTACAGGAGAAGCTGCTGTCATAGACCCTGGAGCTGAAGGGCCAAAAATAGAAAAGGAGCTTGAAAAATACAAGCTCAGATATATACTTGCTACCCATGGACATTTAGACCATGTTGGACAGGTAGGATATTTGAAAAGCAAATATAATGTTCCTTTTTTAATGAATGAAAAAGATATCTTTTTGATAAATAATGATATCTTCCCTGGTTTTGCTCAGATGGTAGGAGCAGTTCAATGCCCTGAACCTGACAAAACCCTGAAAGAAGGAGATGTTATTTCTCTTGGTAAATTTTCACTGAAAGTAATAGAAACCCCGGGACATACACCGGGAAGTATATGTTTTTACGATGAAAAAAACAAATTCATAATTACAGGGGATACTTTGTTCAAAGGTAGTATAGGCAGAACAGACCTGCCTGGTGGTAATCCAGAAGATATGGTCAAATCCCTTGAAAAATTGAAACAATTACCGGATGATATAAAAGTTTATCCAGGACATGGTGAACCAACCACTATAGGCACAGAGAAAAAGATGAATCCGTATATAACAGGAATATTTAGGGTAAAAACATGGTGA
- a CDS encoding deoxyribonuclease IV, producing the protein MVKIGTHVSSAKSLDLVFDRGKEVGADTIQFFVSSPRSWAWKERTEEEKALFLQKREKTGIQPVVVHASYLFNLASADENLRKKSINGVINELKLCEELKIDYYVIHAGKAKGQPEEQAIQNIIDSLKVVFSEVELKNTTFLFETLAGQKGEIGKTTDEIVALMEPFLDIKTGVCLDTCHLYSAGYKINEEEKFFEYKEELKEKIGLEKVKVIHCNDSKTPFNSRRDRHEHIGEGSIGLKGFELFLNDEYFKNLPFILETPKEGDWDLINMERLKNLIKAPVAQ; encoded by the coding sequence ATGGTGAAAATCGGAACTCATGTATCATCTGCAAAATCTCTGGATTTGGTTTTTGATAGAGGTAAAGAGGTAGGAGCAGATACAATACAATTTTTTGTATCCTCCCCACGTTCATGGGCATGGAAGGAAAGAACAGAAGAAGAGAAAGCTTTATTTTTGCAAAAAAGAGAGAAAACAGGCATACAGCCTGTCGTAGTTCATGCATCTTATTTATTTAATCTTGCCTCTGCAGATGAGAATCTTAGAAAAAAATCTATTAACGGTGTGATAAATGAGTTAAAACTATGCGAAGAACTAAAAATAGATTATTATGTTATACATGCAGGTAAAGCGAAAGGACAACCTGAAGAACAAGCTATACAAAATATAATAGATAGTTTAAAGGTAGTATTTTCAGAAGTTGAGCTCAAAAATACCACTTTTCTCTTTGAAACCCTTGCAGGCCAGAAAGGTGAAATAGGAAAAACAACAGATGAGATAGTAGCATTAATGGAACCTTTTTTAGATATAAAAACAGGCGTCTGTCTTGATACCTGCCATTTATACTCAGCAGGATACAAAATAAATGAGGAAGAAAAGTTTTTTGAATATAAAGAGGAGCTAAAAGAAAAAATCGGACTTGAGAAGGTCAAAGTAATCCATTGTAATGATTCAAAAACACCTTTTAACTCCCGTAGAGACAGGCATGAACACATTGGAGAAGGCTCTATTGGTTTAAAAGGATTTGAATTATTCCTAAATGATGAATATTTTAAAAATCTTCCATTTATACTGGAAACCCCGAAGGAAGGAGATTGGGATTTAATAAATATGGAAAGATTAAAAAATCTTATAAAAGCGCCCGTAGCTCAGTAG
- a CDS encoding polyprenyl synthetase family protein: MVEKKELEKIEEYLSEYMDSDVEFLLKIGNYILSSGGKRLRPVLVLTFAKLLRGYNEERDYPLAVAMEYLHTASLLHDDVVDGADTRRGKKSANRVFGNDTVVLTGDYMYANALYLFSIYGDIDMIKNVSDSVKKMAEGQLLELKKIGDMDVTLDEYFRILEGKTAVLFGSCCYVGAALGGAPQEQKDRAYNYGLNIGLAFQLIDDYLDYTSTEEKLGKPVCNDLREGKITYPLLSVMDKLTEEEKELVKKVIRDLSPSKEDIDRVKSIVEEKGGMTNTIEKARELVNNAITQLETFPQNEYLKKLEELAKFIVEREF; encoded by the coding sequence ATGGTAGAGAAAAAAGAGCTTGAAAAAATTGAAGAATACCTTTCAGAGTATATGGATTCTGATGTTGAATTTTTATTGAAAATAGGGAATTACATACTTTCCAGTGGTGGAAAAAGACTCAGACCTGTTTTAGTCCTTACATTCGCAAAACTACTTAGAGGTTACAACGAAGAAAGGGATTATCCCCTTGCAGTTGCTATGGAATACCTTCACACAGCATCTCTGCTCCATGATGATGTTGTAGATGGAGCAGACACAAGAAGGGGAAAAAAATCAGCAAATAGAGTGTTTGGAAATGATACTGTAGTGCTAACAGGGGATTATATGTATGCAAATGCCCTTTATCTTTTCTCTATTTACGGTGATATAGATATGATTAAAAATGTATCAGATAGCGTTAAAAAAATGGCAGAAGGTCAGCTATTGGAATTGAAAAAAATAGGAGATATGGATGTTACTCTTGATGAGTATTTTAGAATACTGGAAGGTAAAACAGCTGTTTTATTCGGTAGTTGCTGTTATGTAGGAGCCGCCTTAGGTGGTGCCCCCCAGGAGCAAAAGGACAGAGCTTATAACTATGGGTTAAATATAGGTCTGGCATTTCAGTTAATAGATGATTATCTTGATTACACCTCAACGGAAGAAAAATTAGGAAAACCTGTCTGTAACGACCTTAGAGAAGGAAAAATTACATATCCCCTTTTATCTGTGATGGATAAGCTTACAGAGGAAGAAAAAGAATTAGTCAAAAAAGTAATAAGAGACCTAAGCCCCTCCAAAGAAGATATAGACAGGGTAAAATCCATAGTAGAAGAAAAAGGCGGTATGACAAATACCATAGAAAAGGCCAGAGAGCTTGTAAATAATGCTATTACACAGCTTGAAACTTTCCCACAGAATGAATATCTTAAAAAACTGGAAGAACTTGCAAAATTTATTGTAGAGAGGGAATTTTGA
- the panD gene encoding aspartate 1-decarboxylase: MRRTVLKSKIHRITITGADLHYEGSLTLDEAIMEAANLVPFEKVEVFNINNGNRFSTYVIPGARYSGECILNGAAARLGHSGDLIIIVSYADVEDNELKDFKVNLVYIDDENNIKEHKVTGVFSEEAKEIALRNKNLIKD, translated from the coding sequence ATGAGAAGAACAGTTTTAAAATCAAAAATACATAGGATTACAATTACAGGAGCAGACCTTCATTATGAAGGTTCTTTGACTCTTGATGAAGCTATAATGGAAGCTGCCAACCTTGTTCCATTTGAAAAGGTTGAGGTGTTCAATATTAACAATGGAAACAGATTTTCTACCTATGTTATTCCCGGAGCAAGATACAGCGGAGAATGCATCCTTAACGGTGCAGCAGCAAGACTGGGACACTCAGGAGACCTTATAATAATTGTTTCCTATGCAGATGTGGAAGATAATGAACTTAAAGACTTTAAAGTAAACTTAGTTTACATTGATGACGAAAATAATATAAAAGAGCATAAAGTAACCGGAGTTTTTTCCGAAGAAGCAAAAGAAATAGCTCTTAGAAATAAAAATCTGATAAAGGATTAA
- a CDS encoding lytic transglycosylase domain-containing protein, with translation MKKIGQYYLLAGMILAILFSSCSTKKPTNKTYIIPKKDKTYVIIKKEDQTRVKVIKNSENTPVPKEPVIIKSDEAVHIDREDEGILYEEFINLGLRVPKYSDIEKYLYFYGVKNRTWTEAALNRANLYMPMIKSIFRQYGLPEELAYLPVVESGYDPFATSYSGAAGIWQFIRTTGRRFGLRINRYVDERRDPYKSTIAAAKYLKHLYGIFKRWDLVLAAYNCGEGCVLRRMEHPFNNFWEIKYDLPDQTQKYVPKFLAVVLIAKNPEKYGIKIRKTNVYYVKTQKTPITASLNYIARNLRIDYKLLKKYNAHFRRNVAVRGYNLNIPYKTLAQKKLFLKRVSYIKKKRYRYHRVKKGDTLYRISKKYGVSIEKIKKLNKIKGSLIKPGMVLKIPLKEVSYRR, from the coding sequence ATGAAAAAAATCGGCCAGTATTATCTCTTAGCAGGGATGATACTGGCCATTTTATTTTCATCCTGTAGCACCAAGAAACCAACCAATAAGACTTATATTATTCCCAAAAAAGATAAGACCTATGTAATAATCAAAAAAGAAGACCAGACCCGTGTAAAAGTTATCAAAAATTCTGAAAATACACCAGTTCCTAAAGAACCTGTAATTATAAAATCCGATGAAGCCGTTCATATAGACAGAGAAGACGAAGGTATTTTATACGAGGAGTTTATTAATTTAGGTTTAAGAGTTCCTAAATATTCTGATATTGAAAAGTACTTATATTTTTACGGTGTAAAAAATAGGACATGGACAGAAGCAGCTCTGAATAGAGCAAATCTTTATATGCCAATGATAAAAAGTATTTTCAGGCAGTATGGACTGCCTGAAGAACTGGCATACCTTCCTGTTGTGGAAAGTGGATATGACCCATTTGCCACCTCATATTCAGGGGCAGCAGGAATATGGCAATTCATAAGGACAACAGGTAGAAGATTTGGTCTCAGGATAAATAGATATGTAGATGAAAGGAGAGACCCTTATAAATCAACTATTGCAGCAGCCAAATACCTAAAACATTTATATGGAATTTTCAAAAGATGGGATTTAGTCCTTGCTGCTTATAACTGTGGTGAAGGATGTGTCCTACGGAGAATGGAACATCCTTTTAATAATTTCTGGGAAATAAAATACGACCTTCCCGACCAGACACAAAAATATGTTCCTAAATTTCTGGCTGTTGTATTGATTGCCAAAAATCCCGAAAAATATGGCATTAAAATAAGAAAAACAAATGTATACTATGTTAAAACCCAAAAAACACCAATTACAGCATCCCTTAACTATATTGCCAGAAATCTCAGAATAGATTACAAACTGCTGAAGAAATACAATGCACATTTTAGAAGGAACGTTGCAGTAAGAGGATATAATCTCAATATTCCATACAAGACCCTTGCACAGAAAAAATTATTTTTAAAACGGGTTAGTTATATTAAAAAGAAAAGATATAGATACCATAGAGTAAAAAAAGGGGATACCCTCTACAGAATTTCAAAAAAATATGGGGTTTCCATTGAAAAAATCAAAAAATTAAATAAAATAAAGGGAAGCCTAATAAAACCAGGAATGGTTTTAAAAATACCTTTAAAAGAGGTCTCATACCGTAGATGA
- the ispG gene encoding flavodoxin-dependent (E)-4-hydroxy-3-methylbut-2-enyl-diphosphate synthase, which translates to MINRRKTRPVYVGNVKIGGDAPVIVQSMTDTKTHDIEATLNQINRLYEAGCEIIRVAAPTEKDAEALPEIVKRSPIPVIADIHFSPRIAFLALESGIHGIRLNPGNINNKGKIKEILQECKKKNIAVRLGVNSGSLEERLLEKYGYPSGEALAESALYWSEFFESVGFTNFKVSIKGSDVLQNIQANQIFAEKTDIPLHIGITEAGPAGKGSIKSAVGLGILLYMGIGDTIRVSLTADPVEEVKVAYQILQSLGLRRKGIEIISCPTCGRIEVNLPEVVKKVEEKLEGEDLPIKVAIMGCVVNAIGEAREADIGLACGNKSAILFKKGQPLKRVSEEEMVDQLLEEIQKMKEEENGRA; encoded by the coding sequence ATGATAAACAGGAGAAAAACAAGGCCTGTATATGTAGGTAATGTTAAAATCGGTGGAGATGCTCCTGTTATAGTCCAATCAATGACTGACACCAAAACCCATGATATAGAAGCTACCCTTAATCAGATAAATCGTTTATATGAGGCAGGTTGTGAAATAATCAGGGTGGCGGCACCTACAGAAAAAGATGCAGAGGCACTTCCAGAGATAGTAAAAAGAAGCCCAATTCCTGTAATTGCAGATATTCACTTTTCACCAAGAATAGCATTTTTAGCTTTAGAAAGTGGAATACACGGAATAAGGCTCAATCCAGGAAATATCAATAATAAAGGCAAAATAAAAGAAATACTTCAAGAATGCAAAAAGAAAAATATAGCCGTTAGACTTGGGGTTAACTCTGGTTCGCTGGAGGAAAGATTACTTGAAAAATATGGATATCCTTCCGGAGAAGCCCTTGCAGAAAGTGCATTATACTGGTCAGAATTTTTTGAAAGTGTAGGGTTTACAAATTTCAAGGTATCAATAAAAGGCTCTGATGTTCTTCAAAATATTCAGGCTAATCAGATATTTGCAGAAAAAACAGATATTCCATTACATATAGGTATAACAGAAGCAGGACCAGCAGGTAAAGGCTCAATAAAATCTGCAGTAGGACTGGGAATTCTGCTTTATATGGGAATAGGAGATACAATCAGAGTTTCCCTAACAGCAGACCCGGTTGAAGAGGTAAAGGTTGCTTATCAGATACTCCAGTCTTTAGGACTTAGAAGAAAAGGGATAGAAATAATTTCCTGTCCAACATGTGGAAGAATAGAGGTTAATCTACCTGAAGTTGTCAAAAAAGTTGAAGAAAAGCTTGAAGGTGAAGACTTACCCATAAAAGTTGCAATAATGGGCTGTGTTGTAAACGCAATAGGAGAAGCAAGGGAAGCAGATATCGGACTTGCTTGTGGAAACAAGTCGGCAATTCTCTTTAAGAAAGGACAGCCCTTAAAAAGAGTTTCAGAAGAAGAAATGGTTGACCAGTTGCTTGAAGAAATCCAGAAAATGAAAGAGGAAGAAAATGGAAGAGCTTAA
- the argB gene encoding acetylglutamate kinase, with protein sequence MERLVEKAETLMEALPFITKFRGKTFVIKYGGNAMAKADLKAAFAQDILMLKYIGINPVIVHGGGPQIGEVLKRMGLESKFVGGLRVTDRETMEVVEMVLGGLVNKNIVMLINRYAGGHIRAVGLTGKDGGLIRAKKLDAEEYFRQMGDFRPTELIDLGHVGEVDFVDVQILKHLEEDNYIPVIAPIGFDTQGNAYNINADFVAAAIAGALKAEKVIFLTDIEGLKDENGQTISSINIEKINQMIEEGTIKGGMIPKVKACINALQQGVKKAHILDGRIPHCVLLEIFTSEGIGTEIVV encoded by the coding sequence ATGGAAAGGCTTGTTGAAAAAGCAGAAACATTAATGGAAGCCCTACCATTTATTACAAAATTTAGAGGAAAAACATTTGTTATAAAATACGGCGGAAATGCGATGGCAAAGGCAGACCTGAAGGCTGCTTTTGCCCAGGATATATTAATGCTTAAGTATATTGGAATAAATCCTGTAATTGTTCACGGAGGGGGCCCCCAGATAGGAGAAGTCCTGAAAAGAATGGGACTTGAATCAAAATTTGTCGGAGGATTAAGAGTTACTGACAGAGAAACAATGGAAGTTGTTGAAATGGTTTTAGGGGGACTTGTTAACAAAAATATTGTGATGCTTATAAATAGATACGCAGGTGGACATATAAGAGCTGTTGGTCTTACAGGTAAAGATGGTGGACTTATAAGAGCTAAAAAATTAGATGCAGAAGAATATTTCAGACAAATGGGAGATTTCCGACCTACAGAGCTAATAGACCTTGGCCATGTAGGAGAGGTGGATTTTGTGGATGTCCAGATTTTGAAGCATCTTGAAGAGGATAACTACATACCTGTTATAGCACCTATTGGATTTGATACTCAGGGAAATGCCTATAATATAAACGCTGATTTTGTAGCTGCAGCAATTGCAGGAGCATTGAAGGCAGAAAAGGTAATATTTTTGACAGATATAGAAGGCTTGAAAGATGAGAATGGTCAGACAATCTCTTCAATAAATATTGAAAAAATAAATCAGATGATAGAAGAAGGAACAATAAAAGGGGGAATGATTCCAAAGGTAAAAGCCTGTATAAATGCCTTACAACAGGGTGTCAAAAAAGCCCATATCCTTGACGGCAGAATTCCACACTGCGTTCTTCTTGAGATTTTCACCTCAGAAGGAATCGGAACAGAGATAGTAGTTTAA
- the gmhA gene encoding D-sedoheptulose 7-phosphate isomerase, translated as MEDLIIDIFEESASLKKEFVYEYSEQIAALGILMAKRLKAGYKVLICGNGGSAADAQHFAAEIVGRFEKERKGYPAIALTTDTSALTAIGNDYGFEYIFSRQVEALGQKGDILIGISTSGNSENVIKAVEVAKDLGIFTVGFLGKDGGKLKDIVDTAFIVPHNRTARIQEVHLTLEHALCNIIDLYLAGELEE; from the coding sequence ATGGAAGACCTTATTATAGATATATTTGAAGAAAGTGCCTCATTAAAAAAGGAGTTTGTTTATGAATATTCAGAGCAAATAGCTGCATTAGGTATATTAATGGCAAAAAGACTTAAAGCCGGATACAAAGTTTTAATATGTGGAAATGGTGGTTCTGCTGCAGATGCTCAGCATTTCGCAGCCGAAATAGTGGGAAGATTTGAAAAAGAAAGGAAAGGGTATCCTGCCATAGCCCTAACAACAGATACATCTGCTTTAACTGCAATAGGAAATGATTATGGGTTTGAATATATATTTTCCAGACAGGTTGAGGCTTTAGGGCAGAAAGGAGATATCCTGATAGGAATATCAACCAGTGGAAATTCTGAAAATGTGATTAAAGCTGTTGAGGTGGCTAAAGATTTAGGGATTTTTACCGTTGGATTTTTAGGTAAAGATGGAGGAAAGCTAAAAGATATTGTGGATACAGCTTTTATCGTTCCCCATAACAGAACAGCAAGAATTCAGGAGGTTCATCTTACGCTGGAACATGCATTATGTAACATAATAGACCTTTATTTAGCAGGAGAATTGGAAGAGTAA
- a CDS encoding tetratricopeptide repeat protein: protein MSKIGKFLSKKPEEEEIEQDLADIHPFSQVKPRKRKKYIALVALGISTLIVYATVAYFLLKDSSEEKITENTEKPQEISKRENIVEKLNTKTYDKTEKKPETTFIPKNTDFEIDISQIHKEISLGLKNISIPKLSYRKQKPASKYKILLQEARTAEINKNYDEAIRLYKKIWSITKKNPEILYRIALNYFKAGKFTVAQKYLDQYLRINKEDIQAVILSAKISEKQGDMKKAQAILEEAYFLHPENKDILENLGKLYEKQNELLVAKDIYKTLADLGYIEGKLGLARIYEKLNDKVSAMQIYQEIYEDPNTPEDIRQKVEMKIISLQ, encoded by the coding sequence ATGAGTAAAATAGGAAAATTTTTAAGCAAAAAACCAGAAGAAGAAGAAATTGAACAGGATTTAGCTGATATTCATCCCTTTAGTCAGGTCAAACCAAGGAAAAGGAAAAAATACATTGCTCTGGTGGCTCTTGGAATTTCCACATTAATTGTATATGCAACTGTAGCTTATTTTTTGCTTAAAGATAGCTCTGAAGAAAAAATAACTGAAAATACAGAGAAACCCCAGGAAATATCCAAAAGGGAAAATATCGTAGAAAAATTAAATACCAAAACCTATGACAAAACCGAAAAAAAGCCTGAAACAACCTTTATCCCAAAGAATACAGACTTTGAAATAGATATATCCCAAATTCACAAAGAAATATCCCTTGGATTAAAAAATATTTCTATTCCAAAACTTTCTTATAGAAAACAAAAACCAGCTTCAAAATACAAAATATTATTACAGGAAGCAAGAACAGCAGAAATAAACAAAAACTATGATGAAGCAATCAGACTATACAAAAAAATCTGGAGTATCACAAAGAAAAACCCCGAAATTTTATACAGAATTGCTCTAAACTACTTTAAAGCAGGTAAGTTTACCGTAGCTCAAAAATATTTAGATCAGTATCTGAGAATAAATAAAGAAGATATTCAAGCAGTTATTCTTAGTGCCAAAATTAGTGAGAAACAGGGTGATATGAAAAAAGCCCAAGCAATTCTGGAAGAAGCATATTTTTTACATCCTGAAAACAAAGACATACTGGAAAATTTAGGAAAGCTCTACGAAAAACAAAATGAACTACTTGTAGCTAAAGATATCTATAAAACACTTGCTGACCTTGGATATATAGAGGGAAAACTTGGGCTGGCAAGAATATACGAAAAATTAAACGATAAAGTCTCTGCAATGCAGATATATCAGGAAATTTACGAAGACCCTAATACTCCTGAAGATATACGCCAAAAGGTTGAAATGAAAATAATCTCCTTGCAGTAA
- a CDS encoding MFS transporter has protein sequence MDKRKISAIAIINILTFLISFSYEMTFTVMPFFLVNALGVSMVVIGIIEGGYDLVSNLVKILAGYWSDLFSKKKFLLTGIFMSIAARFYFIFGKKWDDILMGTILDSVSDGTIVPVSDTILSSEKKKSLGKTFGINRAIESIGGLLGILTAFFYTAYFLDIPYQKYFYLSIVPLLIAAIIVLFLPEYKPSGKKYSIPIISWEMFFPKYLYLFFILSFANFGYSFYILKVYNQTSSEYKTVGIYVIFTLIIAIASYLSGKFYDRLGEKRFLYLTIFLFFISHLFMIGLPVVGFIIFAFADAFLEIGIWATVGKKVKFRKGFVFGTYHFIVGFSSLLAGVVAGYLWDTINPETPFIMGSIASVVAFILIRRFF, from the coding sequence ATGGATAAAAGAAAAATATCTGCAATAGCGATTATAAATATACTTACTTTTTTGATTTCCTTTTCGTATGAAATGACTTTTACAGTTATGCCTTTTTTCCTTGTTAATGCCCTTGGTGTTTCTATGGTAGTTATAGGAATCATTGAAGGTGGTTATGATCTTGTTTCAAATCTTGTGAAAATACTTGCAGGATACTGGTCTGATTTATTTAGTAAGAAAAAATTTTTACTGACAGGTATTTTTATGTCTATAGCTGCCAGATTTTATTTTATCTTTGGTAAAAAATGGGATGATATATTGATGGGAACTATCTTAGACTCGGTATCAGACGGAACGATTGTTCCAGTATCGGACACAATTCTATCCTCTGAAAAAAAGAAAAGTTTAGGAAAGACATTTGGTATAAACAGAGCTATTGAGAGTATTGGAGGGCTTCTTGGAATTTTAACTGCTTTCTTTTATACTGCCTATTTTCTGGATATTCCATATCAAAAATATTTTTATTTAAGTATTGTTCCTCTTTTGATTGCTGCAATTATAGTTCTTTTCCTTCCAGAATATAAACCCTCAGGTAAAAAATATAGTATACCCATAATATCCTGGGAAATGTTTTTCCCAAAGTATCTATATCTATTTTTTATTCTATCTTTTGCAAACTTTGGATATTCATTTTACATATTGAAAGTCTATAATCAGACCTCAAGTGAATATAAAACAGTCGGTATATATGTTATATTTACATTAATAATAGCTATAGCTTCATACTTAAGTGGAAAATTTTATGACCGATTAGGAGAAAAGAGGTTTTTGTATTTAACAATTTTTTTATTTTTTATATCCCATTTATTTATGATAGGCTTACCTGTAGTAGGATTTATAATATTTGCTTTTGCAGATGCATTTCTTGAGATTGGAATATGGGCAACGGTAGGGAAAAAGGTAAAATTTAGAAAAGGGTTTGTTTTTGGAACTTACCACTTTATTGTAGGGTTTTCCTCACTACTTGCAGGGGTAGTCGCAGGATATTTATGGGATACAATAAATCCTGAAACACCTTTTATAATGGGAAGTATAGCTTCAGTAGTTGCCTTTATTTTAATTAGAAGATTTTTTTAG
- a CDS encoding ATP-binding protein, with the protein MKQIGICVGSTRPNRVNFLSEDVVRIGQFVVLKYEEEGKNKSLLGMIQRLERDNPYLTESIRTPQQAKSIKKFSEKENILKGEIQILGEIIDVGDEVFLQIPRTPPLPATEVYEADPHLLKKIFGAKSKKFVKIGRLLSEKEEVPVYVDIEQIVLRHLAVLAVTGAGKSNTVSVLLKNITNLGGTVAVFDFHGEYTKSKITRNGKSVINHIQPLINPALLKPKEFASLIGIKPNAYVQFRYFRIALEYTINKFLEEKREQWQNHTDTQQFLNRLKQNLEDMADPESEIGGYIKGKIREDSLFEVINKLEDLELELGHIVKLGVPPLIDNIKPGMINVFDFSELDEDVADAIASNILRWALEERKKAVRQGNSRLPFPLMIVVEEAHILAGEKRNTEAKYYLARIAREGRKFGLGITVVTQRPKGLDKEILSQMNNMIILKLVEPEDQKHVQRASEALSQELMDYLPGLNPGEAIIIGNMTKIPLLVKIDKAEEKIEGNDIDVVGQWEEILKEEGNKVEDILSELDNL; encoded by the coding sequence ATGAAACAAATTGGCATCTGTGTTGGGTCAACAAGACCTAACAGGGTAAATTTTTTATCAGAAGATGTTGTCCGAATAGGTCAATTTGTGGTTCTAAAGTATGAAGAAGAAGGAAAAAATAAATCTTTACTTGGGATGATACAAAGGCTGGAAAGAGATAATCCTTATTTAACAGAGTCTATCAGAACTCCTCAGCAGGCAAAAAGCATAAAAAAATTTTCAGAGAAGGAGAATATCCTTAAAGGAGAGATTCAGATATTAGGTGAAATTATAGATGTAGGTGATGAAGTCTTCCTCCAGATACCAAGGACACCCCCTTTACCTGCAACAGAAGTTTATGAAGCAGACCCACATCTTTTGAAAAAAATATTTGGAGCAAAAAGCAAAAAGTTTGTGAAAATTGGAAGACTCCTTTCTGAAAAAGAGGAAGTTCCTGTGTATGTTGATATAGAACAGATAGTCCTTAGGCATCTTGCTGTTCTTGCTGTAACAGGTGCAGGAAAATCGAATACTGTTTCAGTTCTTCTAAAGAATATAACGAATTTAGGTGGGACTGTTGCTGTTTTTGATTTCCACGGTGAGTATACAAAATCCAAAATCACAAGAAATGGAAAATCTGTAATTAACCATATACAGCCCCTTATTAACCCTGCACTGCTTAAACCAAAGGAATTTGCTTCTCTTATTGGAATCAAGCCAAATGCTTATGTCCAGTTCAGATATTTCAGAATTGCCCTTGAATACACAATAAATAAATTCCTTGAGGAAAAAAGGGAGCAGTGGCAAAACCATACGGATACCCAGCAGTTTTTAAACAGACTTAAACAAAATCTTGAGGATATGGCTGACCCTGAAAGTGAGATAGGAGGCTATATCAAGGGGAAAATAAGAGAGGACTCCTTATTTGAGGTTATAAACAAACTGGAAGACCTGGAACTTGAACTTGGGCATATAGTGAAGTTAGGTGTTCCCCCTCTTATAGATAATATTAAGCCGGGAATGATAAATGTATTTGATTTTTCCGAGCTGGATGAAGATGTAGCAGATGCAATAGCCTCAAATATTCTAAGATGGGCACTTGAAGAAAGGAAAAAAGCCGTTAGGCAGGGAAATTCAAGACTACCTTTCCCGCTTATGATAGTAGTAGAGGAAGCCCATATCCTTGCAGGAGAAAAAAGAAATACCGAAGCTAAATACTACCTTGCAAGGATAGCAAGGGAAGGTAGAAAATTTGGCTTGGGCATAACCGTTGTAACCCAGAGACCAAAAGGTCTGGATAAGGAAATACTATCCCAGATGAACAATATGATTATACTTAAACTGGTAGAACCTGAAGACCAGAAGCATGTCCAGAGAGCCAGTGAAGCCTTATCACAGGAGCTTATGGATTATCTGCCAGGTCTAAACCCTGGGGAAGCAATAATAATAGGAAATATGACAAAAATTCCTCTTCTTGTAAAAATTGACAAAGCAGAAGAAAAAATAGAAGGAAATGATATTGACGTAGTAGGTCAATGGGAAGAAATTTTAAAAGAAGAAGGAAATAAAGTTGAAGACATACTATCTGAATTGGATAATCTGTGA